Proteins encoded together in one Amblyomma americanum isolate KBUSLIRL-KWMA chromosome 1, ASM5285725v1, whole genome shotgun sequence window:
- the LOC144104194 gene encoding uncharacterized protein LOC144104194 isoform X1: protein MPCAFQDLVFLLQEHVVLVFKILQLHYDDPHKVRFEDRRRRHLNRRLTATMKRLSGVHVLNHEHRFLDASGEPMLSLFAADRGIDQMSKIIVAALVKIYGPGIASASRARPGEVYVVHRCRRCGAKGHKTDHCWAYCSPRRHAAAGRG from the exons atgccttgcgcattccaggacctcgttttcctgctgcaggagcacgtcgtgctggtgttcaaaattttgcaactccattacgacgacccacataaggtgcggtttgaggaccgccggcgtcgccatctgaaccgccgtctgacagccacgatgaagcgcttgtctggcgtgcacgttctcaatcacgag catcgtttcctggatgcttctggcgagccgatgctgtccttgtttgccgcagaccggggcatcgaccagatgtcaaagattatcgtcgcggccctcgtcaagatctacggaccagggatagcgtcggcttcaagggcaagaccaggagaggtgtacgtcgtgcaccggtgtcgtcggtgcggagccaaagggcacaagacggaccactgctgggcctactgctcaccgcgccgccacgccgctgcaggtcgcggttga
- the LOC144104194 gene encoding uncharacterized protein LOC144104194 isoform X2 produces the protein MKRLSGVHVLNHEHRFLDASGEPMLSLFAADRGIDQMSKIIVAALVKIYGPGIASASRARPGEVYVVHRCRRCGAKGHKTDHCWAYCSPRRHAAAGRG, from the exons atgaagcgcttgtctggcgtgcacgttctcaatcacgag catcgtttcctggatgcttctggcgagccgatgctgtccttgtttgccgcagaccggggcatcgaccagatgtcaaagattatcgtcgcggccctcgtcaagatctacggaccagggatagcgtcggcttcaagggcaagaccaggagaggtgtacgtcgtgcaccggtgtcgtcggtgcggagccaaagggcacaagacggaccactgctgggcctactgctcaccgcgccgccacgccgctgcaggtcgcggttga
- the LOC144125654 gene encoding uncharacterized protein LOC144125654, with the protein LFQRHFGLARSFGGDESHPTVMNFSQIFRLLSLCTPIKTALRGSVQGEPNAVLVSVEETLKTAAEAHRSNKASLRNEIEARLLEMTTFPCVTPDQMSDGHSYFRGSPDDSVVYYLSGYVVHKVSNRTECQLCLHDIGSAAPVVGSDAYLTRYRSFKEGSLRHPSIKMLHFVRVVNESVSLSLDEEGLCGDLFWKVLNELGCDQHKPTFTCQVLYFFIVTRMHFYARDVNRRLQTREKVAIASKKARLL; encoded by the coding sequence CTCTTTCAGCGGCATTTTGGCCTCGCTCGTTCATTTGGAGGTGATGAGTCGCACCCTACCGTCATGAACTTCTCGCAGATATTTCGCCTGCTGAGCCTGTGCACGCCCATCAAGACAGCACTACGTGGAAGTGTTCAAGGCGAACCGAATGCTGTGCTTGTCAGTGTAGAAGAAACATTGAAGACTGCTGCAGAGGCTCATCGATCAAACAAAGCTAGCTTGCGCAATGAGATTGAGGCTAGGCTGTTGGAAATGACAACGTTTCCATGTGTTACCCCTGACCAAATGAGCGATGGGCACAGCTACTTCAGAGGTTCACCAGATGACAGTGTTGTTTATTACTTATCTGGGTATGTTGTACACAAAGTAAGCAATCGCACAGAGTGCCAGTTGTGCCTGCATGACATTGGCTCAGCAGCTCCTGTCGTCGGTTCTGACGCGTACTTGACCAGGTATCGGAGCTTTAAGGAAGGCAGCCTGAGGCACCCCAGCATCAAGATGCTACACTTCGTGAGGGTTGTAAATGAATCAGTGTCACTTTCTCTTGATGAGGAAGGTCTCTGCGGGGACCTGTTTTGGAAGGTCCTGAACGAGCTGGGTTGTGATCAGCACAAGCCCACGTTCACGTGCCAAGTGCTATATTTTTTCATTGTCACGCGGATGCATTTCTATGCCAGGGATGTCAACCGGCGCCTTCAAACCCGCGAGAAAGTCGCCATCGCCAGCAAAAAAGCTCGTCTATTGTGA